The Myxococcales bacterium genome has a segment encoding these proteins:
- a CDS encoding class I SAM-dependent methyltransferase produces MTSPASTQAYYDRFSASYERERHHGYHRLIDELEGELIERYGRNRDVFEAGCGTGLLLRDASRVARKAVGLDLSRGMLATALQRGLKVVQGSVTAVPLPDASFDLVYSMKVLAHVPPIREALAELSRLVRPGGHLLLEFYNPYSLRYLAKRLGGPARIDGDTTDHDVFTRYDTLEQAKSYLPPDLEFVGTRGVRIFTPTSSVFKVNALGRLFAWAEHKACDVPLFRNLGGFMIVIARKRG; encoded by the coding sequence ATGACTTCGCCAGCCTCGACCCAAGCCTACTACGATCGTTTTTCGGCCAGCTACGAACGTGAGCGGCACCATGGGTACCACCGCCTGATCGACGAACTCGAAGGCGAGCTCATCGAGCGGTATGGGCGCAACCGCGACGTCTTCGAGGCGGGCTGCGGAACGGGTTTGTTGTTGCGTGACGCGAGCCGCGTGGCCCGCAAGGCGGTGGGGTTGGACCTGTCGCGTGGCATGTTGGCGACGGCGCTGCAGCGGGGGCTCAAGGTGGTGCAAGGCTCAGTCACCGCGGTCCCGCTCCCCGACGCGTCGTTCGACCTGGTGTACAGCATGAAGGTGCTCGCGCACGTGCCTCCCATTCGCGAGGCCCTCGCCGAGCTGTCACGCCTGGTGCGCCCGGGCGGCCACCTGCTGCTCGAGTTCTACAACCCGTACTCGTTGCGCTACCTGGCCAAACGGCTGGGTGGGCCGGCACGCATCGACGGCGACACGACCGATCACGACGTCTTCACGCGCTACGATACCCTCGAGCAGGCCAAGAGCTACTTGCCTCCGGACCTGGAATTCGTGGGTACCCGGGGCGTCCGGATCTTCACGCCCACGTCTTCGGTGTTCAAGGTGAACGCCCTTGGCCGCCTGTTCGCATGGGCCGAGCACAAGGCCTGCGACGTCCCGCTGTTCCGCAACTTGGGCGGCTTCATGATCGTCATCGCCCGCAAGCGGGGTTGA
- a CDS encoding ChbG/HpnK family deacetylase, with protein sequence MTDATAIRLIVNADELGLTPEVTEGILKAHHEGIVTSASIMGNLANPAALARELAGAPALGLGAHLVLVGGTPVSAPRDIPHLIEGTGQLPDSPAQLALRWLRGKLPEAELETELLAQAERLRAAGMQLDHLDTYLHLGFLPPVARAVERMAAQLRIRAIRSSMEVPNLTWFADLQRGLPLAALGAFGYLARKKLGALRHGAESWGFAESGNLGRMRIMEILGRLGPGVHELICHPGTTPQDGLTLAGHRVLERRLELEALCDPKIRQAVARRGITLCRFGDVF encoded by the coding sequence ATGACCGACGCCACAGCCATTCGTCTCATCGTGAACGCCGACGAGCTTGGGCTCACCCCCGAGGTCACGGAGGGCATTCTGAAGGCGCATCACGAGGGCATCGTGACGAGCGCATCGATCATGGGCAACCTTGCCAACCCCGCAGCGCTCGCCCGCGAACTCGCAGGCGCGCCCGCGCTGGGGCTCGGCGCCCACTTGGTCCTGGTGGGCGGCACACCCGTGAGCGCCCCTCGCGACATTCCGCACCTCATCGAAGGCACCGGCCAGCTGCCGGACTCCCCCGCCCAGCTCGCCCTGCGCTGGCTGCGCGGCAAACTCCCCGAGGCGGAGCTCGAGACCGAGCTATTGGCCCAGGCCGAGCGGCTAAGGGCTGCCGGGATGCAGCTCGATCACCTCGACACGTATCTGCACCTCGGTTTTTTACCCCCCGTTGCGCGAGCCGTGGAGCGCATGGCCGCGCAGCTGCGGATTCGCGCCATCCGCTCCTCCATGGAGGTCCCGAACCTGACCTGGTTTGCGGACCTGCAACGCGGGCTGCCGCTCGCGGCCTTGGGGGCGTTCGGATACCTGGCCCGCAAGAAACTGGGCGCGCTCCGCCACGGGGCCGAGAGCTGGGGTTTTGCCGAAAGCGGCAACCTCGGCCGCATGCGGATCATGGAGATCCTCGGGCGTCTGGGCCCCGGGGTGCACGAGCTCATTTGCCACCCCGGCACCACACCACAGGACGGCCTGACGCTGGCGGGCCACCGCGTTCTCGAACGACGCCTCGAGCTCGAAGCCCTGTGTGACCCGAAGATCCGGCAGGCCGTGGCCCGCCGAGGCATCACTCTGTGCCGCTTCGGCGACGTGTTCTGA
- a CDS encoding insulinase family protein yields MPKKNAKSVSPARPSQAARPSRRAPSAPAVRNGAVAAEPYEVRRTRLRNGLRLCTVEVPYLHTATVALYVRTGSRYETPEKNGLSHFLEHMLFRGSHRYPSSLALNTVIEELGGTLYAETGRDYAVYSISLGPAGVLDALAILGDLFSGPVFKDIELERQMVLEEILEDMDHRGRMVNVHDLSRQLAWDKHPLGYSILGTPKNVRRFSTRDVRTHFRRHYGASNMVLCVAGQVEHARVEPAARKAFTRIDRGTAIKGKPARPALAGPRWQTVATDAAQSQIQMLFFGLPMDDPDHAAQAALMRLIDDGMATPLHYRICDQNGLAYSVGAEVDHYYDTSLIEFDAACAPGKLSALVQELVNIIDEFKTKPVEPGALARVKRRYREDLEASYDDVGSLCNWYGGAELFARPRTHADRLRQMEKVTAEQVRRVAQRVFQAERLTTVVAGRWNATQTRKTRQLLRGL; encoded by the coding sequence ATGCCCAAAAAAAACGCGAAATCCGTCAGCCCCGCTCGTCCCTCGCAGGCCGCGCGTCCCTCTCGCCGCGCGCCCTCCGCTCCGGCCGTGCGCAACGGGGCCGTCGCCGCCGAGCCCTACGAGGTCCGGCGCACGCGGTTACGCAACGGGTTGCGCCTGTGCACCGTCGAGGTGCCCTACCTGCACACGGCCACGGTGGCGCTCTACGTCCGGACGGGCTCGCGGTACGAAACGCCCGAGAAAAACGGCCTCTCGCACTTCCTCGAGCACATGCTCTTCCGCGGCTCGCATCGCTATCCGAGCTCTTTGGCTCTGAACACGGTCATCGAAGAGCTGGGGGGAACGCTGTACGCGGAGACCGGGCGGGACTACGCGGTGTATTCCATTTCGCTCGGCCCCGCGGGGGTGCTCGACGCGCTCGCGATCTTGGGAGACCTCTTCAGCGGTCCCGTGTTCAAGGACATCGAGCTCGAGCGCCAGATGGTCCTCGAGGAGATCCTGGAAGACATGGATCACCGGGGGCGGATGGTGAACGTGCATGATCTGTCGCGCCAGCTCGCCTGGGACAAGCACCCACTTGGCTATTCGATTTTGGGAACGCCCAAAAACGTGCGCCGCTTTTCGACCCGCGACGTGCGCACGCACTTTCGCCGCCATTACGGGGCGAGCAACATGGTGCTCTGCGTGGCAGGGCAAGTCGAGCACGCCCGTGTGGAGCCAGCGGCCAGAAAGGCGTTTACCCGCATCGACCGAGGTACCGCCATCAAGGGAAAACCCGCGCGCCCCGCGCTGGCTGGGCCGCGCTGGCAAACCGTCGCGACCGATGCGGCCCAGTCCCAGATCCAGATGCTCTTCTTCGGCCTGCCGATGGACGATCCGGATCACGCCGCGCAGGCCGCCCTGATGCGGCTCATCGACGACGGGATGGCCACGCCGCTGCACTACCGGATCTGTGATCAGAACGGGCTGGCCTACAGCGTGGGGGCCGAGGTTGATCACTACTACGATACCTCACTCATCGAGTTCGATGCCGCGTGTGCGCCCGGGAAGCTGAGCGCGCTCGTGCAGGAGCTGGTGAACATCATCGACGAGTTCAAGACCAAGCCGGTGGAGCCCGGTGCCCTGGCGCGGGTCAAGCGGCGCTACCGGGAGGACCTCGAAGCCAGCTACGACGACGTGGGCAGCTTGTGCAACTGGTACGGCGGTGCGGAGCTCTTTGCGCGCCCCCGCACGCACGCCGACCGGCTGCGCCAAATGGAGAAGGTCACGGCCGAGCAGGTGCGCCGGGTGGCCCAGCGGGTCTTTCAGGCCGAGCGGCTCACCACCGTGGTCGCCGGTCGGTGGAACGCCACGCAAACACGGAAGACCCGCCAGCTGCTGCGCGGGCTGTGA
- a CDS encoding glycosyltransferase family 39 protein → MSSSPVNASPSRAPRWLDRLSERQTVLLLVLFGLALYLPFAGSYGLWDPWETHYGEVARQMTARGDYVGLFWPGSPLDREFFWSKPVFTFWLMSLSFSVAGLGGAHAPSGQLALSSATEWAMRVPFCLMALTALYGVYLVASRFVSRRAGVLAAVSLATMPMFSLIARQAMTDMPFVGPMTLALALCAVALFDDATEELPRRSWRGLSWPHHTAFYVGVALFLVTALPQLVIDALAVTWRFRMGGRPFKLPGVVLMLPYLAGTLACLFYAARIRYRAPLYLLSAGVLAAIATLAKGLAGLGLPVIVLFAYLAFTWNWRRLSRPQMFYGLGIALLACLVVAMPWHHAMIARYGKGFWNELYGDNHWRRLVLGRHGDRGTFEYFLRELGFAVLPWLAVAPSALAWVILRPSPTTAAATGETARPNYRQQIFWFGAIWFVSAYAVVSASMTKFHHYILPALPGLALAIACFLDDIWDRGRLVGAKLVPMVGLPLLALVTWDLTRSQNAAQRFVWLFSYDYVNDPGGRPWPPALDYRAPLLAFGMLIGAATLALAWPRVRRYGAVALCSVAVIFTYFLLDVYMVEVSPIWSQKELMATYYRERRGPDEPLIAWQMYWRGETFYTQNEIYEGPAEQRTVFLGNRNAEDLQAYLGRNRGKRVFFVVERARFDRIKALLPEGARATVQVRHDRNNKFLLATAQL, encoded by the coding sequence GTGAGTTCTTCCCCTGTGAACGCTTCCCCCTCGCGCGCTCCCCGCTGGCTCGACCGGCTGAGTGAGCGTCAGACCGTGCTTCTCCTCGTGTTGTTCGGCCTCGCCCTTTATCTTCCCTTTGCGGGCAGCTACGGCCTTTGGGATCCCTGGGAGACTCACTACGGCGAAGTGGCCCGCCAGATGACCGCACGGGGCGACTACGTGGGCCTGTTCTGGCCTGGCTCCCCGCTCGACCGCGAGTTTTTCTGGTCGAAGCCAGTCTTTACGTTTTGGCTGATGAGCCTTTCCTTCTCCGTGGCAGGTTTGGGGGGCGCCCATGCCCCTTCAGGGCAGCTGGCGCTGTCGTCCGCCACCGAATGGGCGATGCGGGTGCCGTTCTGCCTCATGGCCCTGACCGCGCTTTACGGCGTGTACCTCGTGGCGTCGCGCTTCGTGAGCCGGCGCGCCGGCGTGCTGGCGGCAGTGAGCCTCGCCACCATGCCCATGTTTTCGCTGATCGCACGGCAGGCCATGACCGACATGCCGTTCGTGGGTCCCATGACGCTGGCGCTGGCCTTGTGCGCGGTGGCCCTGTTCGACGACGCCACGGAGGAACTGCCCCGCCGCAGCTGGAGAGGGTTGTCGTGGCCCCACCACACCGCGTTCTACGTGGGCGTGGCGCTGTTCCTCGTCACCGCCCTGCCCCAGCTGGTCATCGACGCCCTTGCCGTCACCTGGCGCTTCCGGATGGGAGGCCGCCCGTTCAAGCTGCCAGGCGTGGTCCTGATGCTTCCCTACCTGGCCGGCACCTTGGCCTGTCTCTTTTACGCCGCTCGCATCCGTTACCGCGCGCCCCTCTATCTTCTGAGCGCCGGCGTGCTAGCCGCGATCGCCACCTTGGCCAAGGGGCTTGCGGGCTTGGGCCTTCCCGTCATCGTGTTGTTTGCATACCTTGCGTTCACGTGGAACTGGCGCCGGCTGTCTCGCCCGCAGATGTTCTACGGGCTTGGGATCGCGCTCTTGGCGTGCCTGGTGGTGGCAATGCCCTGGCACCACGCGATGATCGCTCGTTACGGTAAGGGGTTCTGGAACGAGCTTTACGGGGACAACCACTGGCGGCGTTTGGTGCTCGGGCGCCACGGTGACCGGGGCACCTTCGAGTACTTCCTGCGCGAGCTCGGCTTCGCCGTGCTGCCGTGGCTGGCGGTCGCGCCCTCGGCCCTCGCCTGGGTCATCTTGCGCCCCTCCCCGACGACCGCAGCCGCCACGGGTGAGACCGCGCGGCCCAACTACCGCCAGCAGATCTTCTGGTTCGGCGCGATCTGGTTCGTGTCGGCGTATGCGGTGGTTTCGGCTTCGATGACGAAGTTTCACCACTACATCCTGCCGGCCCTCCCCGGCTTGGCCCTGGCCATCGCTTGTTTCCTCGACGACATCTGGGACCGGGGCCGGCTGGTGGGCGCCAAGCTGGTCCCGATGGTGGGGCTTCCGTTGCTGGCGCTGGTCACCTGGGATCTGACACGCTCCCAGAACGCCGCGCAGCGCTTCGTGTGGCTCTTCTCCTACGACTACGTCAATGATCCGGGAGGTCGGCCCTGGCCGCCCGCGCTCGACTACCGCGCACCGCTCTTGGCCTTTGGGATGCTCATCGGTGCCGCCACGCTGGCGTTGGCCTGGCCGCGGGTGCGCCGATACGGTGCCGTGGCGTTGTGTTCGGTTGCGGTGATCTTCACGTATTTCCTGCTGGACGTGTACATGGTCGAGGTCTCCCCGATCTGGTCGCAGAAGGAGCTGATGGCCACGTACTACCGCGAGCGCAGAGGGCCCGACGAACCGCTCATTGCCTGGCAAATGTACTGGCGCGGGGAAACCTTCTATACCCAAAACGAGATCTACGAAGGCCCTGCCGAGCAGCGCACGGTGTTCCTGGGCAACCGGAACGCTGAAGACCTCCAGGCTTACCTGGGGCGCAACCGGGGCAAGCGCGTGTTCTTCGTGGTCGAACGCGCGCGCTTCGACCGCATCAAAGCGCTGCTACCCGAGGGCGCGCGTGCCACGGTGCAGGTCCGGCACGACCGCAACAACAAGTTCCTGCTGGCCACCGCGCAGCTCTGA
- a CDS encoding succinylglutamate desuccinylase/aspartoacylase family protein gives MKWAEYDAAFRRWGAVAQVETVDEMKVAGRTYPLMRAQTDGAHDLLVTAGFHGDETAGPLTLLAHLPDLVARARRCRVGLTIFPCVNPSGFEVRTRYNEAQEAPNNDFLRYEVVQGQTKAWVDQLPHGQSACLGWRPFLEGPAETQAMARQLAALPTPRAMLDLHQDPWLAKTGCYAYVFGDRDPFRTLLTRSDDVLPLARDAEVDDDLFSDAEALIELHDGSITDLFWRRGTPWVATLETTTVSPAPACSRVNMIWLEGFIDLAARRL, from the coding sequence ATGAAATGGGCCGAGTACGACGCAGCGTTTCGCCGATGGGGCGCGGTCGCTCAGGTGGAAACGGTCGACGAAATGAAGGTCGCGGGGCGTACGTACCCCTTGATGCGCGCCCAAACGGACGGCGCGCACGACCTGCTCGTGACGGCCGGGTTCCACGGCGACGAGACAGCCGGCCCCCTTACTTTGCTCGCCCACCTGCCCGACCTGGTCGCGCGCGCGCGACGCTGCCGGGTAGGACTCACGATCTTCCCCTGCGTCAACCCGTCGGGCTTCGAGGTCCGCACCCGCTACAACGAGGCCCAGGAAGCCCCGAACAACGACTTCCTGCGGTACGAGGTCGTGCAGGGGCAAACGAAGGCCTGGGTGGACCAGCTGCCTCACGGCCAATCGGCTTGCCTCGGCTGGCGGCCGTTCCTCGAGGGGCCGGCCGAGACGCAAGCGATGGCGCGCCAACTCGCCGCGCTGCCCACGCCGCGGGCCATGCTGGACCTGCACCAGGACCCTTGGCTCGCCAAGACCGGTTGCTACGCCTACGTTTTCGGAGATCGAGACCCGTTCCGCACGCTGCTGACCCGGTCTGACGATGTGCTGCCCCTGGCGCGCGACGCCGAGGTGGATGATGACCTCTTCAGCGACGCCGAGGCGCTCATCGAGCTGCATGACGGTTCGATCACGGACCTCTTTTGGCGCCGGGGTACGCCCTGGGTCGCAACCCTGGAGACCACCACCGTGTCCCCCGCACCGGCCTGTTCCCGCGTGAACATGATCTGGCTCGAAGGCTTCATCGATCTGGCCGCCCGCAGGCTCTAG
- the uxaC gene encoding glucuronate isomerase → MTASHRPFLDEDFLLESRTARWLYHDVAKPQPIIDYHCHLPPAEVASNHRFRNLFEIWLAGDHYKWRAMRSCGVPERLCTGDASDWDKFEAWSATVPQTLRNPLYHWTHLELRDPFGIEGKLLSPHTAREIWDACNAKLETDAFRTQGLLAHFNVVAVCTTDDPTDDLSAHRRHGQLPSPATRLYPTWRPDRVLAVDKPALWNAWVDKLGDVAGVAISSLDDLRQALRRRHDYFHTQGCRLSDHGLETAYAAAYTEADLVRAFEGARAGRAPSPEDLERFRSALLHEMALWDHERGWVQQFHFGALRNNNTRAFRSLGPDTGFDSMGDWPIASSLSRFLDRLDETNQLAKTILYNHNPRDNDLFATMIGNFQDGSVPGKMQFGAAWWFLDQKQGMEAQLDSLSAMGILSRFVGMLTDSRSFLSYSRHEYFRRILCNKLGDEVERGLLPSDRGLLSALVKSVCFDNARDYFGLPLGQGRGPS, encoded by the coding sequence GTGACCGCCTCTCACCGCCCCTTTCTCGACGAAGACTTTCTGCTCGAATCCCGCACGGCGCGTTGGCTGTATCACGACGTTGCGAAGCCCCAGCCCATCATCGACTACCACTGTCACTTGCCGCCCGCCGAAGTGGCCAGCAACCACCGGTTTCGAAACCTCTTCGAGATCTGGCTGGCGGGCGACCACTACAAATGGCGAGCCATGCGCTCATGCGGTGTGCCCGAGCGCCTGTGTACGGGGGACGCCAGTGACTGGGACAAGTTCGAGGCGTGGTCGGCCACGGTGCCCCAGACGCTGCGCAACCCGCTTTACCATTGGACCCACCTCGAGCTGCGCGACCCTTTCGGAATTGAAGGCAAGCTGCTTTCGCCCCACACGGCGCGCGAGATCTGGGACGCCTGCAACGCGAAGCTCGAGACCGACGCCTTCCGCACCCAGGGACTGCTGGCGCACTTCAACGTGGTGGCGGTGTGCACCACGGACGATCCCACCGACGATCTGTCGGCGCACAGGCGCCACGGACAGCTGCCGTCGCCCGCGACTCGTCTTTACCCCACGTGGCGGCCCGATCGCGTGCTGGCGGTGGACAAGCCCGCCCTGTGGAACGCGTGGGTCGACAAGCTGGGCGACGTTGCCGGCGTTGCGATTTCATCCTTGGACGATCTGCGCCAGGCCCTCCGTCGCCGGCACGACTATTTCCACACACAGGGCTGTCGCCTCTCGGACCACGGCCTCGAGACCGCTTACGCCGCAGCCTACACCGAAGCAGACCTCGTTCGCGCGTTCGAGGGCGCGCGCGCGGGACGTGCGCCGTCCCCCGAGGACCTCGAGCGCTTCCGCTCGGCCTTGCTCCACGAAATGGCGCTGTGGGACCACGAGCGCGGCTGGGTGCAGCAGTTCCACTTCGGAGCTTTGCGGAACAACAACACGCGCGCCTTCCGCTCGTTGGGCCCCGATACGGGCTTTGATTCGATGGGCGACTGGCCCATTGCCTCTTCGCTGTCACGCTTCCTCGATCGCCTGGACGAAACCAACCAGCTGGCCAAGACCATCCTCTACAACCACAACCCGCGCGACAACGATCTGTTCGCAACGATGATTGGCAACTTTCAGGACGGCTCCGTCCCGGGGAAGATGCAGTTCGGCGCAGCTTGGTGGTTTTTGGACCAGAAGCAGGGCATGGAGGCGCAGCTCGATTCGCTTTCGGCCATGGGCATCCTCTCCCGCTTCGTGGGTATGCTGACGGACTCGCGCAGCTTCCTCTCGTATTCGCGGCACGAGTACTTCCGCCGCATCCTGTGCAACAAGCTGGGGGACGAGGTCGAGCGGGGGTTGTTGCCGTCGGATCGAGGCTTGCTCTCGGCGCTGGTCAAGTCCGTTTGTTTCGACAACGCACGCGACTACTTCGGTTTGCCGCTCGGGCAGGGGCGTGGGCCGTCGTAA
- the moaC gene encoding cyclic pyranopterin monophosphate synthase MoaC — MVNVGDKPETLRRAVASAAVKMSPAAYAEVADNTNKKGDVLAVARVAGLSGLKRTAELVPLCHPVRVVGSKVELSLDAALPGVRVSATVEAFDRTGVEMEAMMAASLAALTVYDMVKGRDRGVEVQALRLEEKSGGRSGLWRRSP, encoded by the coding sequence ATGGTCAACGTTGGTGACAAACCGGAAACGTTGCGCCGGGCGGTGGCTTCGGCAGCGGTGAAGATGAGCCCCGCGGCGTACGCGGAGGTGGCGGACAACACCAACAAAAAAGGCGACGTCTTGGCGGTGGCGCGTGTGGCGGGCCTTTCCGGGCTCAAACGCACAGCCGAGCTCGTGCCCCTGTGCCACCCCGTGCGTGTGGTGGGATCGAAGGTGGAGCTCTCGCTGGATGCCGCGCTTCCGGGCGTTCGCGTGAGCGCCACCGTGGAGGCTTTCGACCGCACAGGGGTGGAGATGGAGGCCATGATGGCCGCCAGCCTCGCCGCCCTCACGGTCTACGACATGGTCAAGGGCCGCGACCGCGGCGTCGAAGTGCAAGCCTTGCGGCTCGAGGAAAAATCTGGAGGCCGCAGCGGCCTCTGGCGGCGTTCCCCGTAA
- the trxB gene encoding thioredoxin-disulfide reductase, protein MEKAKIVIIGSGPAGFTAAIYAARANLAPIMYEGGGGYVEPLTVPGGQLMITTEVENYPGFPEGIEGPHLMDLLRKQALRFGTDVRTADVTEVDLSKRPFIVSSGDEKIEAEAVIIATGASAKWLGIPSEQKFQNHGVSACATCDGAFFKEKELIVVGGGDTAMEEATFLTRYASKVMLVHRRADFRASKIMVERARKNPKIEFLTPYVVEEILGELPRPGVKAVVLKNVEDGSTREVACGGVFVAIGHRPNSDLFGRWLDTDEAGYLKVNPGSTRTKIEGVFACGDVADKVYRQAITAAGTGCMAAIDAERFLAEHE, encoded by the coding sequence ATGGAAAAAGCCAAAATCGTCATCATCGGGTCCGGGCCGGCAGGGTTTACCGCTGCCATCTACGCGGCGCGCGCCAACCTCGCGCCCATCATGTACGAAGGGGGGGGCGGTTACGTCGAGCCCCTCACCGTGCCCGGTGGCCAGCTGATGATCACGACCGAGGTGGAGAACTACCCTGGTTTTCCCGAGGGTATCGAAGGTCCACACCTCATGGACCTTCTGCGCAAGCAGGCCCTGCGCTTCGGCACGGACGTCCGCACTGCCGACGTGACCGAGGTCGACTTGTCCAAGCGGCCCTTCATCGTCAGCTCCGGCGACGAAAAGATCGAGGCCGAGGCCGTCATCATCGCCACGGGCGCATCGGCCAAATGGCTGGGGATTCCCTCGGAACAGAAGTTTCAGAACCACGGCGTCAGCGCCTGCGCTACCTGTGATGGGGCTTTCTTCAAGGAAAAAGAGCTCATCGTGGTGGGCGGCGGCGATACGGCGATGGAGGAAGCCACCTTCCTCACCCGCTACGCAAGCAAGGTCATGCTGGTGCACCGCCGAGCAGACTTCCGTGCCTCGAAGATCATGGTGGAGCGCGCCCGCAAAAACCCGAAGATCGAATTCCTTACACCCTACGTGGTGGAAGAGATCTTGGGCGAGTTGCCCCGGCCGGGCGTCAAGGCCGTTGTGCTCAAGAACGTGGAAGACGGCTCGACCCGCGAAGTTGCTTGTGGGGGCGTCTTCGTGGCCATCGGGCACCGTCCGAACTCCGACCTTTTCGGCCGCTGGCTCGACACTGACGAAGCGGGCTACCTGAAGGTGAACCCGGGCAGCACGCGCACCAAGATCGAAGGGGTCTTCGCCTGTGGTGATGTGGCCGACAAGGTCTACCGTCAGGCCATTACCGCCGCGGGCACAGGCTGCATGGCCGCCATCGACGCCGAACGCTTTCTCGCTGAGCACGAGTGA
- a CDS encoding cyclic nucleotide-binding domain-containing protein has translation MFSGLTATYLKRIASLCTEEHHPEGAFLFREGEPGDKLYIIVEGAVRIVRQVSGMGEEALAVLRAGDYFGEMALIDTFPRSADACAHEACRVLVMDKQKLEDLLFVDRDLAYDLLWNFVRTLSGRLRQTNDKMTFLAVTNRF, from the coding sequence ATGTTCTCGGGGCTTACCGCGACCTATCTCAAGCGCATCGCGTCGTTGTGTACCGAGGAGCACCATCCCGAGGGCGCTTTCCTGTTCCGCGAGGGAGAGCCTGGGGACAAGCTGTACATCATCGTCGAGGGGGCTGTGCGCATCGTGCGCCAGGTTTCCGGTATGGGGGAAGAGGCCTTGGCGGTGTTACGGGCCGGTGACTACTTCGGAGAAATGGCTCTCATCGACACCTTTCCGCGCTCTGCCGATGCCTGCGCGCACGAGGCCTGTCGTGTCCTGGTGATGGACAAGCAGAAGCTCGAGGATCTGCTCTTCGTCGACCGGGATCTCGCCTACGATCTGCTCTGGAACTTCGTGCGGACCCTGTCGGGGCGCTTGCGTCAAACGAACGACAAAATGACCTTTCTCGCGGTGACCAACCGATTCTGA
- a CDS encoding AtpZ/AtpI family protein — MRDPLIWAAGRVTSQPPIDPEAKKLWRQAGNTGAVGIEIAIAIVIGYFGGQYLDGQFGTTPWISWIGFAAGVGAGIKALVRVTRQYNREQRDDAPPPPPPSRS, encoded by the coding sequence TTGCGCGACCCCTTGATCTGGGCAGCGGGGCGTGTTACCTCGCAGCCGCCCATCGACCCTGAAGCAAAAAAACTATGGCGACAGGCCGGCAACACCGGTGCTGTCGGAATCGAGATAGCCATCGCCATCGTGATCGGCTACTTCGGGGGCCAATACCTTGACGGACAATTTGGAACCACACCCTGGATCTCCTGGATCGGCTTCGCGGCTGGCGTCGGCGCCGGCATCAAGGCATTGGTTCGGGTCACCCGGCAGTACAACCGCGAGCAGCGCGACGACGCCCCTCCGCCGCCACCCCCTTCTCGTTCGTGA
- a CDS encoding ATP synthase subunit I yields the protein MTPRPPSFVSRIDRTNLVLGAAVTAVCGLLWGLSGTLAAGLGTVLGALNFWALHRLGRGIVKHALAGEVTGRVAGLVLLLFLKMGLLFGCVWLAVVRGGLPVLPFTLGISVFVVSVLGASLVRAPLAPAEEAYHG from the coding sequence ATGACCCCGCGCCCGCCAAGCTTCGTGTCGCGCATCGACCGCACCAACCTGGTGCTGGGCGCCGCCGTGACCGCCGTCTGTGGCCTTCTGTGGGGCCTTTCCGGAACGCTGGCGGCGGGCCTTGGGACCGTGCTCGGCGCGTTGAATTTTTGGGCGTTGCACCGGCTTGGCCGGGGCATCGTGAAGCACGCTTTGGCCGGGGAGGTCACGGGCCGGGTCGCCGGGTTGGTGCTGCTCCTCTTCCTCAAAATGGGACTGCTCTTCGGTTGCGTGTGGCTGGCGGTGGTCCGCGGGGGGCTTCCCGTTCTGCCCTTCACCCTGGGAATCTCCGTGTTCGTCGTTTCCGTCCTGGGCGCCAGCTTGGTCCGCGCCCCTCTCGCTCCGGCCGAGGAGGCCTATCATGGGTAA
- the atpB gene encoding F0F1 ATP synthase subunit A → MGNHSTWFDLLPGYETLKHNLQIYLGREWTWQVFQSTHFEITHVMGGILVVLLVAFFGLRFLAAVKGAPDGGLLPPKRFGLRALMEMLGDTIYGLMESAMGPKDAPKYLPLVGTLFVFILFSNLLGLIPGLLPPTDTIKTNLALAGLVFVMTHLYGLKAHGLAYLKHFLGPVWWLSWLMLPIELVSHVARPVSLSMRLMGNIAADHKVGVVFFGLVPLLVPVPFLVMGVFVSFVQAVVFSLLSTIYIATAVAHEEH, encoded by the coding sequence ATGGGTAATCACAGCACCTGGTTCGACCTGCTTCCAGGGTACGAGACTCTGAAGCACAACCTGCAGATCTACCTCGGACGAGAGTGGACCTGGCAGGTCTTCCAGAGCACCCACTTCGAGATCACCCACGTCATGGGGGGCATCTTGGTGGTGCTCTTGGTGGCGTTTTTCGGCTTGCGTTTCCTCGCTGCGGTCAAGGGCGCCCCTGATGGGGGCCTGCTTCCGCCGAAGCGCTTCGGCCTACGCGCGCTGATGGAGATGCTGGGCGACACCATCTACGGCCTGATGGAGAGCGCCATGGGCCCCAAGGACGCGCCGAAGTACCTGCCCCTCGTGGGCACGCTCTTCGTGTTCATCCTGTTTTCGAATCTGCTCGGCCTCATCCCCGGCCTGCTGCCGCCCACGGACACCATCAAGACCAACCTTGCTCTCGCCGGCTTGGTCTTCGTCATGACACACCTGTACGGCCTCAAGGCCCATGGACTTGCCTACCTCAAGCACTTCCTCGGCCCCGTGTGGTGGCTGTCTTGGCTGATGCTTCCGATCGAGCTCGTCAGCCACGTGGCACGGCCCGTGTCCCTCTCGATGCGTCTCATGGGCAACATCGCCGCGGACCACAAGGTGGGCGTCGTGTTTTTCGGTCTCGTGCCCCTGCTGGTGCCCGTGCCATTTCTCGTGATGGGCGTCTTCGTGTCGTTCGTCCAGGCCGTTGTCTTCTCCTTGCTCTCCACCATCTACATCGCGACGGCGGTGGCCCACGAGGAGCATTGA